A part of Sander vitreus isolate 19-12246 chromosome 8, sanVit1, whole genome shotgun sequence genomic DNA contains:
- the pnp6 gene encoding purine nucleoside phosphorylase 6 gives MEAAFSSSQCSYEEYKETADWLLAHIEQRPKVAIICGSGLGGLADLLADKIAFPYKDIPRFPTSTVPGHAGQLVFGRLQGRECVCMQGRFHFYEGYNIHTVTYPVRVFFLLGVETLIVTNAAGGLNGSYDLADIMLIKDHINMPGFAGQNPLCGHNDDRFGVRFPCMSDAYDRELRALAKQTAKEQGCDGFLQEGVYCMLAGPSFETIAECRVLQMLGADAVGMSTVPEVVVARHCGLRVLGLSLITNNVVSDYDSVEKANHEEVLKTAQHRTQDLQRLVSHLIAKI, from the exons ATGGAAGCGGCATTCTCCTCCAGTCAGTGCAG TTATGAAGAGTATAAGGAGACAGCAGACTGGTTGCTGGCCCACATAGAGCAGCGTCCTAAAGTAGCCATCATCTGTGGTTCAGGCCTAGGAGGTCTGGCTGACCTGCTGGCTGACAAGATTGCGTTCCCGTATAAGGATATTCCACGTTTTCCCACCAGCACTG TGCCGGGCCATGCCGGTCAGCTGGTGTTCGGGAGGCTGCAGGGCCGTGAGTGTGTCTGCATGCAGGGGAGATTCCACTTCTACGAGGGCTACAACATACACACT GTGACGTACCCAGTGCGAGTCTTCTTCCTGCTGGGCGTGGAAACTCTGATTGTGACAAACGCGGCGGGGGGACTCAACGGCAGCTACGATTTGGCAGACATCATGCTCATAAAGGATCACATCAACATGCCAGGCTTTGCAGGGCAGAACCCGCTTTGTGGGCACAATGATGACAG GTTTGGAGTGCGTTTTCCTTGCATGTCGGATGCCTACGACCGTGAGCTGAGGGCTCTGGCCAAGCAAACAGCAAAGGAGCAGGGCTGCGACGGCTTCCTGCAAGAAGGGGTTTACTGCATGCTGGCTGGACCGTCATTTGAGACCATTGCGGAGTGCAGAGTACTGCAGATGCTGGGAGCGGATGCTGTGG GTATGAGTACAGTGCCAGAGGTGGTGGTGGCTCGTCACTGTGGCTTGCGTGTCTTGGGTCTCTCCCTCATCACCAACAACGTTGTGTCCGATTATGACAGCGTTGAGAAGGCAAACCATGAGGAGGTGCTGAAGACCGCCCAGCACAGAACCCAGGACCTCCAGAGGCTCGTCAGCCACCTCATCGCCAAGATCTAG
- the calb2a gene encoding calbindin 2a, which produces MANKAQQPPHLHLAEVTASQFLDIWKHFDADGNGYIEGKELENFFRELEMARRGAGVDPSNPTFREKMKEFMQKFDKNKDGRIEMSELAQILPTEENFLLCFREFVSSSAEFMAAWRRYDTDRSGYIEANELKGFLSDLLKKANRHYDDQKLQEYTQTILRMFDLNGDGKLGLSEMARLLPVQENFLLKFQGVKLTTEQFNAIFAFYDKDGNGYIDEQELDALLRDLYQTNKKDVDVKNLTGYKQSIMTLSDGGKLYRGELEIVLCREPIV; this is translated from the exons ATGGCAAACAAAGCACAGCAGCCTCCTCACCTGCACCTGGCCGAGGTCACCGCGTCCCAGTTCCTCgacatttggaaacatttcGACGCTGACG gAAATGGCTACATTGAGGGGAAGGAGCTGGAGAACTTCTTCAGGGAGCTGGAGATGGCCCGGAGAGGAGCAGGGGTG GACCCTTCAAACCCCACATTCAGAGAAAAGATGAAGGAGTTCATGCAGAAGTTTGACAAGAACAAAGATGGACGAATTGAGATGTCAGAG CTGGCCCAGATTCTCCCAACTGAAGAGAACTTTCTGCTCTGCTTCCGAGAGTTTGTCAGCTCCAGTGCTGAGTTTATGGCG GCATGGCGGCGATATGACACAGATCGCAGTGGCTACATTGAAGCAAACGAATTGAAG GGCTTTTTGTCAGACCTGCTGAAGAAGGCTAACAGACACTACGATGACCAGAAGCTCCAGGAGTACACACAGACCAta CTCAGGATGTTTGATCTGAATGGAGATGGGAAGTTGGGCCTGTCAGAGATGGCAAG GCTTCTCCCTGTTCAGGAGAATTTCCTACTCAAATTCCAG GGTGTCAAGTTGACTACTGAGCAGTTCAATGCCATTTTTGCATTCTATGACAAG GATGGGAACGGCTACATTGATGAGCAGGAGTTGGATGCCCTGCTACGAGACCTTTACCAGACAAACAAGAAG GATGTGGACGTGAAGAACCTTACGGGCTATAAGCAGAGCATCATGACCCTGTCTGATGGAGGGAAGCTCTACCGTGGCGAGCTGGAAATTGTCCTCTGCAGGGAGCCAATTGTGtga